The genome window tctgacccatatcaaGTTTataggaatgaattttaaataaatattaaaaatggaaTGTTGATTATCtttccaaaaataaataataattcaaagAGCACCTTTGCCATTCACTAATTAgagtacataaactaataaaACTTCTAAAATTGATCGTTAATTTGAAAAGTCCTAATGTAGGAGTAAATACTTTTTTGAGTACTGCTGCTTTACTTAAATAATTTGGTGGACTTTATAAGTCAGACAAGTCCAATTGTCTGCAACAAAACACTActactcatctctctctctctctctcgctttctctctccccctctctctctctcgataaATACACACGTATCTCTCTATTCTCTATCATTTCCGGTGATCTCTTCGAATCCGCACAGTCGGAGCTGTTTCGAAGATCCTGAGCTTCTAGAACTATCTAGAATTTATCTTCAAGCTCTCGCTTTTAAGTAGCTTTATTTTGACGCTATACTCAGCTGAGGATCCATAATTAATTGAGGTTGATTTTACTTAATATTCTctgttttagttatattattgGATATTGCGCTTTAGTAGAATCTCTTAGTTTAAGTTAATTGCATCTTTAAGTTCATTAAATGCGTAGATCTGTCAATATGCTGATTGTTAagcttaattatatgtattagcagtgatttgaattttaattacttCTTAGTATAGTTTGGTGTCGATGTGTCGGAGTTGAGAATTTCatgttatattatgattatttatgGTTTTTATGAAGTGATTGATCTATTTAACTTTTAATTGTGATATAGAAGCTTAATTTTAGGGAATATTAATTGAAAAAGAGTTAGTTATCCGAGACAAGTAACAtgattgttttgttttgtgATTAACTAAGGAAACAAGATTTTCTGGAAACTGAggttttgtttataatttattactaGTTTGGGACTCTAAGCAGGTTGTtgttttttaattcgaaatttgTGTTGTACTCGTAGTACATGACTGTTTATTTCCTTTTGAGATAGTTTGTGGAATTAGAGGATAACGAAGGGGATGTCGGTGTGATTCGGTGATGAATAATAGATTAAATGAGATTCCCAAACTACACACTGATGTccaatataataatagtaatagaaATTAGAAGGGCTCGATGTTAAAACTGATTTGTAGCTAAAAGTATATCAAATCAATTTGAGGTCTTGAGCTTTGTTGAGCATGCGTAATGTGTTTCATTTGTCTGAGTGAGATGAGGATTTTATTACTTTCCCTTTACCACTGCAATGTTGGCCTGAAAACCATCCTTTCCAGTAGTTACTTGTGTCCTTCATTCTGCAGTGCTTTGGTATAGTAATTGTTTGCATAAGACATATAATCTCTTATGCAGCCTAAACTTTTTTTGACCCTTCGAGAGTTACTAGGAACAGAAACCTcctcctcttcttcttttttcctgCTGATTGGAATATCTTGCATGCAGAATTATGTGTATGATACTGCATGACTATAACTGTAAACTTTAGAACAAAATTTGGCATTAACTTCTTAATAAAAAGACCTTTTAAAGTTAAAGGGGTTTATGTTGCAAACTTTTTAAATTCAAGTCATATGTGAATTGAGTTTATTGGGTCATATCAAGGCTATGTTATGGACTACTTGTAAAGTTCATGGAAGTTTAAACTAggttaaattatattacaagAGAGCTCACAAGACAATTTGGTTATGAAGATTCGACAAATACAGTAGTAAGAGTACAAGAAAAATCTAGTGCGACAACTCATTGGGACACTTTAGATTGCAGTTGTGAATATTCTGGAAAAGATCATTTCTGCAGAAAGAGATAAAACTATATCTGATTACTGTGACACAATGGTGTCTACTGAGTAGCTTCATGTTCAGGTAAATTTTACATTATATAATAAGACAATGATCCAACTTCAGTCCTAAAGAGTGGCACGTCTGACTCTGTATAGTTTTCAGTCAGAAAATATGCGTTCATGGTGGGGGAAGTCATCATCAAAAGAAGCCAAAAAGAAACCGAGCAAAGAGAGTTTTATTGACACATTGCAGCGTAAATTAAAGTTCCCATCTGAAGGAAAATCTAGCAGTCAAAAACAGCGCAGCGATACAGTTTCAAGAAACCAATTTTTATCTCGACCAGTTTCTAGGTCGACCTCGCCTTCCAAACATGTAGGAAGATGTCAGAGTTTTGCTGAAAGACCTCAGGCACAACCACTTCCGCTTCCATGTCATGCAGGTGTAGCTCGTACAGAATCCAGTTTGGCCAAACCGAGACAGGGGAAGGGGGCCAAACCATTACTGTTTCTTCCCCTTCCAAAACCTGGGTGCATCCAGAACAGGCTAGATCATCCTGAGTTTGATGGAGATCTGATGACAGCCTCTGTTTCTAGTGATTGCTCAGTTGATAGTGATGATCCTGGTGACTCTAGCCAACGTAGTCCCCTGGCATCAGATTGTGATCTTGGGAACGGAACAGCATCAGGCAGTCCTTCCAGGTGAGATTGTGCATTAAAATTGAAGTCTTTGATTGCATTTCTCCTctttatgatatataatatattaagattTGTAAAGcatatacatgtataatatatCTGTGGCTTGTTTTCTACTCTCAAAGTATCTATTGTGTTAAATGTTCATGGTTTTAATGGCACCATGCAGTTATATATGTCTAATTCCAAAACATTATCAATAAAAATCCTCAACCCCTTCTAAgtttcttgtatatatatatcctcaACTCATCTACCTCATTTTTTACTGAAGCTTGGTGGTGAAAGATCATTTGCCAATCACGAGAACTAATTCGAAGGAAGTGCTGAAGCCAGCTAATCTTTCCTTCAATAATCAATCTCCTAATTGGAGACCTATGGGCAGTCATGTACCAACTCTACAGGGGTCATATAATGGTGCACCATGTAGTGCCCCAGATAGCTCATTGTCAAGTCCATCTAGAAGTCCGATGAGATCATTTGGCACAGATCGAGTTGTTAATTCTGCCTTTTGGGCTGGTAAACCCTATCCAGATCTTTCTTTACTTGGATCTGGTCAATGCTCTAGCCCAGGTTCTGGTCAGAATTCCGGCCACAATTCAATGGGAGGTGATATGATAGGGCAATTATTTTGGCAGCCTAGTAGGGGTAGCCCAGAGTATTCTCCTCTTCCAAGTCCCAAACTGACAAGCCCTGGTCCTGGCTCAAGAATTCATAGTGGTGCTGTCACACCACTTCATCCAAGAGCAGGAGGGATGGCCGCGGAACCGAATAGTGGAAGGTCTGATGAGGGGAAAAAAAGGTGCCATCGGTTGCCTCTCCCACCTTTAACAATTTCCAATAGTTCACCATTTTCTCATTCAAATTCAGCTGCAACATCTCCCTCTATACCGCGAAGTCCAGGAAGAGCAGAAAGTCTGACAAGCCCTGGTTCACGCTGGAAAAAGGGGAAGTTATTGGGTAGAGGTTCATTTGGACATGTTTATGTCGGTTTTAACAGGTACAAGATTACTGTGTTTTAacttctttgttttgttttgttgatgTTTCATGTCTTGTTTTGTTGATGTTTCATGTCAATTAGTTAATCCTTTTGTGGTATCTTTTGTTTGGAGCATCATTATATGAGCAATGAACATCTGTTGGTTCTCGTATCCACTGTCAGATGAGTTCTCACATTAACATAGTTGCTGAATGCATGGAAACATTTAAGAATTCTCTTAATTCATTATAAATGGGTTCTCTCATTTGCACCTGATCACTGAGATTACATAAATATGTAtgggttttttttttgggtAAAACATTTAAGAATTCTCTTAATTCATTATAAATGGGTTCTCTCATTTGCACCTGATCACTGAGATTACATAAATATGTATGGGGCTTTTTTGGGTAAATGAGGGCGGCACCTCGTATAGATTACATGAATATGTATGGGTCTCATTTGCACCTGATCACTGAGATTACATAAATATGTATGGGGCTTTTTTGGGTAAATGGGGCGGCACCTCGTATAGATTACATGAATATGTATGTTTGTgtgtttatattttagttttatccGAAGTAATGAtttcttttggttttttttGCACACTCTGCGCCCAATTGATTAGTGAAAGTGGGGAAATGTGTGCTATGAAGGAGGTTACGTTATTCTCAGATGACACGAAGTCGAAAGAAAGCGCAAAGCAGTTGGGACAGGTATGTAAATTTGGTAGTAAATATATGGATGTGAAACGTCTGCTTGGATAAATTCTGTTGTATATTAGGACTTGCGTTATATGCTTGTGTTATTTATGCTTTTGAAATGGACTTCTTACATATGCACTTTTTACAGGAGATCACTCTACTGAGCCGCTTAAGGCATCCAAATATTGTGCAGTACTATGGTTCTGAAACAGTAAGTTTGGTGTGGGATATTTTATACCTGATAATTGCATCGACAAACATTCTTTTATATATGCAATAttatccttttctaaataaCAATAAACCATTTCTATATTTTGTTCTATTTTATGGATGAGTATGTTGTATAAGTTTTACAATTTTCTAGTTTGTACGGTTGATAAGTATGCTATTTCTTACTACCAGTCAAATTTCATACATATTACTTTATAGTTGAGTTTGTCCGGGTAATTTATTCATATATCAGCATGAAATTCTTTGTTTTGTCAATTATTTAGTCTTATACTGACTTGTGATGTGTAAGCAGGTAGACGATAAACTTTACATATATTTGGAATATGTGTCTGGGGGTTCCATTTATAAGCTTCTGCAAGAATATGGACAATTCGGTGAATCAGCGATCCGAAGTTATACGCAACAAATCTTGTCTGGGCTTGCatatttgcatgctaaaaatacCGTGCACAGGTGAACAACCGAACTGAGTTTCATTGTCTTGAATTCGAGAAGCCATTTctttatatgttttataaagTGTTTCATAAAATCTTCCTgagtttgtgattttaagttatttaatgTCATCGACAGAGATATTAAAGGAGCAAATATACTAGTTGACCCAAATGGACGTGTCAAGCTGGCAGATTTTGGAATGGCAAAGCATGTAAGCCTAGTTGCATAGCTATAAGTTAAAGAACAGATCATGCACTTTTTAAGTATTCTGTTTTATTTTATCATGATCCATTGGCCTATTGGTGGTTATTTTCGATATACATTATATTTCCTGCAATTGAgtgatgttcaaaaaataatatcatgAAGATATTCATTTGATAGAAAGCATCATCCATTGTTAATTGTCACACCATCACCATAATGAAATGTGTTCTAATAagtttgtgtgtatatgtgtgtacaTGTATTAGTAATTCTTCAAATTACATCCAATGATTTGCTTTCTTCTGATGCTCGCTGACATTTCTTAAATTTGCAGATTACAGGGCAAGCATGTCCACTGTCCCTCAAAGGAAGTCCATACTGGATGGCACCTGAGGTCAGAATGTTTTTATGATCATGCACTAGTCTTGCTCATATGCTctttaattagaaaaattacATCTCCCTTCCTCCAATTGCTCAGGTAATAAAGAATGCAAACGGGAGCCACCTAGCTGTTGACATCTGGAGCCTTGGCTGCACTGTTCTGGAAATGGCTACAACAAAACCACCTTGGAGCCAGTATGAAGGGGTTAGTTATTCTAATAGCTgcatgatatataatatataagaagAGTGTATctagcaaaaagaaaatgaaaggaATACGATGAACCCACTCAAGAAAAAATTCCGGGAGTTAAATTATTACACTCGTGTATCTGAATACGACTGTTCAACCATAATAACAGTTCAACCATAATAACATGTGTAGTTTATTTCTTTCTACGATGGTTTGTATGTATCCCTCATTGGTTGGTATATGTCATCTTCTGTTTAAGGTTGCTGCGATGTTCAAAATTGGAAACAGTAAGGAACTCCCCGCAATCCCTGACCACCTTTCGAATGATGGAAAGGACTTTGTGCGGCTGTGTTTGCAGCGGAATCCAAATCATCGTCCAACTGCTGCTCAGCTTTTGGAGCACCGTTTTGTGAAAAATGCCGCACCTCTGGAAAAGGCAATTGTAGGTCATGAGCCATCTGGTACTCCAACGGGCATTACAAAAGGAGTAAATTATGTGGTAATGAATGTagcatttaattttattttctttggtaTGCACTAATATATGGATAAATATTGGTCAGCCGAATTGTAACTTTCATGCTTGTGAAAGGAAGTTTTAATGAGTAGTTCTATACCATAATCAATAACCTGTCATCCAAATTATAGTTTATATAGAATTTGCGATCACTTGATCCATATAACCTAAACGTTCCTGATCCACATAAGCAAATTACTTTTACTGCTGGTCTCACCATTTGAtgctttttacttttaaaagcTGTTTGACACAGCTTAaggagtttaaaattattatgttgcCTCTCAACAGTTCCTTAGAAATATGCGCTCTAATATGCTcctatccccccccccccccccctcctccCCCAAACAGGGTAAAGCTCCTGCGAGGAACAGCCCGGTCTTGGATTCAGAAAGGCTCGCTGTACATTCCTCTAGGGTGTCAAAATCTGGTTTCAATTTCAGGTCTCTCTTCATATTCGCATAGTAGGCtttgtttgagttcatattatattttaagtgaTCTGTATAAAGAATAACCTTTTACTATAGATGTTGCAAAGACTGATAATAGCTGCTTTTATTATGACTTTTTGTCTGATTGCATTCTTGTTGCTTCAGTGATATTCATATTCCAAGGAACATATCATGCCCAGTCTCTCCAATCGGAAGCCCTCTTTTACAACCAAGGTCTCCACAACAGTTAAACGGAAGGATGTCACCCTCACCAATATCTAGCCCCCGTACTGCCTCAGGTTCCTCTACCCCTCTCGCAGGGACCAGTGCTGCGATTCCATTTCATAACATTAATCATATAGTTAACTGGCAAGAGTTACCCAAGCCCCTCCGTAGTCCCTACACTAGTGGCACCACTTCTCATGATCCTAATCCCAATTTTTTTCGAGGGATGCCATTAGGATCTCAGCCATTTGTTCTCGCAAATCAATTTGGAAGGCCGGCTCAAGGAGAGTTGCATGAAGGTTAGTGAGTGTTGACTGTTTGTGCCCCAGCAGCTCGAGGGATAACATGAGTTTCAAACTATGACAAGTTCCGAGACCTTGTTCACCAGCAGCGGACCACATTAAACCTATTTTGTGCTGGTCATGGAATGAAAAACTTGCTAACCAATATTATTAGGGTTAATAACATGATACGTTAACATATTAACCGAGTACTTGAAATCAGTTTGAATAAGGTGATCGGATATAGGTAAATAACATGGAATCTGGTGGGTTACTTGCAGTATGTCAGTGTCTAAATGTGGGTAGTTCACAAATAATTTGTGGTTCTGGCAGATTAAGGGACACTTGCTTGCAGAATCCGACTATATATTAGGCCAATGTGTAAAGACAAAAGAGCAATGTTCTAGGATGGAGCTTCTTCCTCACAGATGTctcctaataatttttttttaactcttcATCTGGGCTTGCACAGCTTTAAGGTGTTTAAAATCTTCACCCCAGCACCGGAGCTCTACTAACCTGTGGTGGCTGTGAAGGTCTGATTTTCTAAGGGAACAATGCTGTGTGATTAAATTCCTAGTTCATTGATATTATTGTTTACTGTCATTGTAGTTGTAGGAGTATTTGTTAAAGGGGTTCCAAATGTTCAATACAGATAACAGGAATGTTATGAATTTCGATTTTGGGTTTGAAGCATATACAGGTCTCCTCTAGGTGTGGCTTCTCATCTGCTTCAAGAAAACATACTAAGCATAGAACTACCCAGATTTATTGATTGTACACTGAATATTCCAGTAAACTTCCATTCGTAGCTACATACTGAATTGAAAGATGAAATACAATACTTTTCAAGTGTATCATGTTTAAGATATTCACTGTGGAATCCTAGTACTCCCTGGTCCATGATttagacaagtattttgaattgGAATATTGTTACTTGGTTAAACTGATGCTGAAATCCCAAAGTTTTTTTGCTAAGTTGGTGTCGGTTGCCTGTGCGGTTGCTTTGCCCAAATTGCTGTTTTTAAAATACTCACCACTTACTCCCTTCAACTGTGGATGCAATGCTACATAGCATGTTGTTGCTGCCCCCTGACGGCCAAATTCATATAAcataatatcaatatttgtaAAGTTACGATTATCCTTATCAAGCAAGGCATTGCAAAATAGAAACTGATTTGTGGAGTTCAACTTTATGATATGGATGCTCGACTTACTTGTTGAACATTCTTCATGAGAAATTTACCAATGCTACCAATAAAACCTGCATCATAAGCATGAATGCAAAATATTATAACCATACCGAACCTTAAAAcatcaaaacataaaatattcattGTTACCAGAATAAAGGTAAAAGGATTAGCAAACTGCAATGTTTTTTCTACTTGTAAGCATCAAATGGGTGATTATAACTACTAAAGAACTCTGTAAACTGTTTCCAATCTTTTGGCAGATATAGTAACAGAGGTTCTTGTCATTAAGAGCACCATACCTGCTGCAACAGAGTTTTGATAGCGGAATAGATTGGTAGCAATTATCCCTGGATGCAGTGAGTTTGCAGTTATATTTACACCATCTTCCTGTCCACAAAAATCACATTATAAGAGTCAGATCACTAGATTCAGAATATCATGCTCAGAAGTTGAGATCTTTCATGTGGATGTGTATGTCTAATGGTGCTCCAAATTTGTTGTTTGTTTAGTATTTGCAACAAGGGTAAACTCGATGTCTTTTTTTCAGAAAGGGGATGGGCTAAAAGTAATATTGAAAGGTATATTGTAGAGTATGGCAGTTTATAACCAGAAAGGAAAATTCAAGCTACCTAGAAGTATTTGCATCTCTACACTGACTAATATAAAAGAAGATCCGCTGTCAAAGCTGAAGTATCATAAACTTATGAAACAAACAAGGCCTAAAGTCTCTACAGTATCATATCACGGTATACCAGCGTTGAAGAATGATTTGTTTTTCATATGCTAGAATCTATATTGGAATAGATAGGCAAGACACTTACTACACCATCAGGACAGCTTTAAAGAAAAGTTGCCTTATAAACTAAAATGCAGATCATGCCCTACTGGATAGAAAAGTTTATTCATGAACTGGAGAAAGTTTCCCAAAAATTTTCCAACGTTTATGCAAAGACTGTAACTTCCCCAGGAATACGTAAACAGTGCAAATACCTTAAAGCGCCTTGTAAGTTCATTAGCATGCAACACATTAGCAAGCTTTGATTGGCCATATGCACCATAACTGCTATACCTGCACAAGTGAGTACCAGGATAAAGTCAAATCAGATGTTATTGGGAATAACATATCAGCGTAACCACGCCACTCTTTCCAATAACTAGGTGTTAAGTTCATGTACAGAGTTCCAGTGTAGATCTTCCCAAATATATCCAATTTAATTTGCAAGGCTTAGCCTAGTGGATACTCCTTCACCTCTTAGAATATATGTAGAATATGAGGTCGATAGTCAAGCCACAGTGGAGGCTGTGGTTATTTAAAAATTGGTAATTGACATTGACAAAAATGTCAATTTGAACTGATTGTATATACTTAAAGCTTGTGTTGAAGTCTGGGCAAACTAGCACATGACTATAAGATTTGCAAGGAATATGCATGTTTGTGCAGATACAGGAAAAAACAGCTCTCGCATAAGTATTGAATTCCTATGGAACAGactgaaaaacattttaagagGTTTTATCCTTGTAGATGATGATTTGTTCTCATCTAACAAGGTATGACATCTGATGTGGTGCATACTATTTAGCATGTAAAGTTAAAAGAGATTTCTAGATTTATACCCAATTGAAGCAAACATAGGTCaatacaaacaaaaataaatttaaatatatcagaGTGACAACTAAAACaaatttgtaattaaaatttaccCCTTTTGATCATTAAGGTTATCAAAACGGATGCCTTCGCGATATGAATATCGATGAGCCTCTGATGAAACATTTACAATCCTTCCCTCTATTTTAGATTTACGAGCTGTTTTCTTCATGTTGTCCAGCAACAGGTTTGTCAGAAGAAAATGGCCTGCAAACAGGTTACAAAAATTTAGAATTGTCAATAATAGGCTAGAACTAGCTTCTGCCACATCAATTTATAATAGTGTCCTGCTCAATGTGGACCCAAAAAATCTTCTGAAACACACTTGGTTTTGAATCCTATAAACAATAAAACACGCATCTGAATTTTTAGGAGAGGTATACAGTGTATAGTCAGGACAACCTCCCCTCCCctgaagaaggaaaagaaaatactGTTTCTTTTAATATCATAGAAGACGGTAACAGTGGTCTGTGCTTGGAACAAGATAGAT of Daucus carota subsp. sativus chromosome 3, DH1 v3.0, whole genome shotgun sequence contains these proteins:
- the LOC108214157 gene encoding short-chain dehydrogenase TIC 32, chloroplastic, with amino-acid sequence MWFFGRGKGASGFSYSSTAEDVTHAVDASALTAIVTGASSGIGTETARVLALRGAHVVMGVRNMAAAKEVKESIVKEIPSAKIDALELDLSSMASVKKFASDYNRSGRPLNILINNAGIMAIPFKLSTDNIELQFATNHIGHFLLTNLLLDNMKKTARKSKIEGRIVNVSSEAHRYSYREGIRFDNLNDQKGYSSYGAYGQSKLANVLHANELTRRFKEDGVNITANSLHPGIIATNLFRYQNSVAAGFIGSIGKFLMKNVQQGAATTCYVALHPQLKGVSGEYFKNSNLGKATAQATDTNLAKKLWDFSISLTK
- the LOC108214156 gene encoding mitogen-activated protein kinase kinase kinase YODA, which produces MRSWWGKSSSKEAKKKPSKESFIDTLQRKLKFPSEGKSSSQKQRSDTVSRNQFLSRPVSRSTSPSKHVGRCQSFAERPQAQPLPLPCHAGVARTESSLAKPRQGKGAKPLLFLPLPKPGCIQNRLDHPEFDGDLMTASVSSDCSVDSDDPGDSSQRSPLASDCDLGNGTASGSPSSLVVKDHLPITRTNSKEVLKPANLSFNNQSPNWRPMGSHVPTLQGSYNGAPCSAPDSSLSSPSRSPMRSFGTDRVVNSAFWAGKPYPDLSLLGSGQCSSPGSGQNSGHNSMGGDMIGQLFWQPSRGSPEYSPLPSPKLTSPGPGSRIHSGAVTPLHPRAGGMAAEPNSGRSDEGKKRCHRLPLPPLTISNSSPFSHSNSAATSPSIPRSPGRAESLTSPGSRWKKGKLLGRGSFGHVYVGFNSESGEMCAMKEVTLFSDDTKSKESAKQLGQEITLLSRLRHPNIVQYYGSETVDDKLYIYLEYVSGGSIYKLLQEYGQFGESAIRSYTQQILSGLAYLHAKNTVHRDIKGANILVDPNGRVKLADFGMAKHITGQACPLSLKGSPYWMAPEVIKNANGSHLAVDIWSLGCTVLEMATTKPPWSQYEGVAAMFKIGNSKELPAIPDHLSNDGKDFVRLCLQRNPNHRPTAAQLLEHRFVKNAAPLEKAIVGHEPSGTPTGITKGVNYVGKAPARNSPVLDSERLAVHSSRVSKSGFNFSDIHIPRNISCPVSPIGSPLLQPRSPQQLNGRMSPSPISSPRTASGSSTPLAGTSAAIPFHNINHIVNWQELPKPLRSPYTSGTTSHDPNPNFFRGMPLGSQPFVLANQFGRPAQGELHEG